One Nocardia huaxiensis genomic window, TCGGAATCGCCCCTGAAGTCTTCGATCTCGATGACGATGACAATCTGCACGTCCTCGTCGACGAGGTGCCGAAGGCCGATGAGCACGATGTGAAGACCGCGGTCGCGCAGTGCCCGAAGGCGGCGCTGAAGCTCGCCTGAATCGGCGCTTGCCCGCGAAGTGGAACACGTTCTAGAGTCGGCCCGGTGAGCGATTCAGATGTGAGTCTTGCCGGCCGGGTTGCCATCGTCACCGGAGCCGGTGCGGGTCTGGGCCGGGCCGAAGCCCTCGAACTGGCCCGGGCCGGCGCGTCCGTCGTGGTGAACGACCTTGCCGAAAACGACGCCGTCAGCGCAACCCTCGCCGATATCCGGGCGCTGGGCGCGAAGGCGGAGTTCGTGGCGGGCAGCATCGCCGAGCGGTCCACCGCCGACGCCCTGATCAGCACCGCCGAGCAGACCTTCGGCGGGCTGGACATCGTGGTGAACAATGCCGGGATCACCCGGGACAAGATGTTGTTCAACATGTCCGACGAGGATTTCGACGCGGTGGTCGCGGTGCACCTGCGCGGGCATTTCCTGCTGACCCGCAATGCCGGGTCGTACTGGCGCACCAAGTCCAAGGAGGCGGGTGCGCCGGTGTACGGGCGCATCGTCAATACGTCCTCCGAGGCCGGCCTGCTCGGTCCCGAGGGGCAGGCCAACTACGGCGCGGCCAAGGCGGGCATCACCGCGCTGACCCTGTCGGCCGCACGTGCGCTGTCACGTTTCGGCGTGACCGCCAATGCCATTGCCCCGCGCGCCCGTACCTCCATGACCGAGAAGGTCTTCTCCGCGGCTCCCGAAGAGGGCCCGGATCCGCTCTCGCCCGATCATGTGGCGCGGCTGGTGGCCTACCTGGCCTCCCCGGCGGCCGCGGCCGTCAGCGGCCAGCTGTTCGTCGTCTACGGCCCGATGGTGGCGCTCATGGCGGCTCCGGTGGTGGAGCAGCGCTTCGACGCCGAGGGTGAATGGAGCACAGCGGGTCTTGCATCCACGCTGGGCGCATATTTCGCCGAACGTTCTTCGGGCGCCACGTTTTCCGCGTCCTCGCTGATGGATCTCGGATAATCCGGTCAATGTAACCGTCATCCGGGGTTTTTACCCTGTCCAGCGGTTGATCATGCGGTCGACAGTTGGTAGGAAGGATCAAACTGTGTGTGTGACGCCTCACAAAGGCGTCACACACATACCGGTGGTTGCCGGATGAACACGTTCTCGAAACTGGACACTGGTTCAGAAAGATTGCCTGTTCAAACCGGCGAAACCTTCCCGAATCGGATGAGAACGTGTTCTAATCTGTGAGCGGGACCGAGATCACATTCACATCTCGGGTGCTATAGCTAGGCAGGGGCAGGAGGAATAGCGGGAATGAATGAAGTCCTTGCCGTACCGCTGCGGGCGGTCGGAGGGTTCTTCGAACTCGCCGGTGCTGTCGCTCGCGCCGCGGTACGGCCCCCGTTCCAGCGACGGGAATTCATCGATCAAGCCTGGTTCGTCGCCCGGGTTTCCATCTTTCCGACCCTATTGGTCGCGATTCCGTTCACCGTCCTGGTGAGCTTCACTCTCAACATCCTGCTCCGGGAGATCGGCGCGGCCGACCTGTCCGGAGCCGGCGCGGCCTTCGGCGCCATCACCCAGATCGGCCCCATGGTCACCGTGCTCATCGTGGCCGGTGCGGGCGCCACCGCGATCTGTGCCGACCTCGGCGCGCGCACCATCCGCGAGGAGATCGACGCCATGCGGGTGCTGGGCATCGACCCGGTGCAGCGGCTCGTCGTCCCCCGCGTGCTCGCCTCCATGGTCGTGGCGGCCCTGCTCAACGGACTCGTGTCCGCCATCGGCATTCTGGGCGGCTTCGTCTTCTCCGTGTTCCTGCAGGACGTGAACCCCGGCGCGTTCGTCAACGGCATCACCCTGCTGACCCATCTGCCCGAGGTGATCATCTCCGAGGTGAAGGCCATGCTGTTCGGACTCTGCGCCGGACTGGTCGCCTGCTACCTGGGGCTGAACGTGAAGGGCGGTCCGAAGAGCGTCGGTGACGCGGTGAACCAGACCGTCGTTTTCGCGTTCATGGCGCTGTTCGTCATCAATGTCGTGATGACCGCCATCAGCGTCAAGTTGGCGGTGCGGTGATCCCATGGCTTTCGTGATCCAATCCCGGTTCCCGCGGGTGACGCGGCGTGTGAAGCGCACGTCCGACAGCCTGGACTCGGTCGGCAAGCACGCGGTGTTCTACGCGCAGTCGCTCGCCTCGATTCCCAAGGCGCTCGTCCACTACCGCACCGAGACCATCCGGCTCATCGCCGAGATCTCCATGGGCACAGGCGCACTCGCGGTCATCGGCGGCACCGTCGTGATCGTCGGGTTCCTCACCCTGGCGGCCGGCGGCACCATCGCGGTGCAGGGCTACAGCTCGCTCGGCAATATCGGCGTCGAAGCACTCACCGGCTTCTTCGCCGCCTTCATCAACGTTCGCATTGCGGCACCGGTGATTTCGGGCATCGGCCTGGCGGCGACCCTCGGCGCGGGCACCACCGCGCAGCTCGGCGCCATGCGCGTCTCCGAGGAGATCGACGCGCTCGAGGTGATGGCTATCCGGCCGGTGCCCTTCCTCGTCGGCACCCGCATGCTCGCGGGCATGCTCGCGGTCATTCCGCTGTACTCGCTCGCGGTCATCGCCTCGTTCATCGCGAGTCGCTTTGCGACAGTGGTGATCTACGGGCAGTCGGCCGGTGTGTACGACCACTATTTCGAGACCTTCCTGATCCCCAGCGACATCCTCTGGTCGTTCGCGCAGGCGATCTTCATGGCCATCGCGGTCATGATGATCCACACCTACTACGGCTATCACGCCGCGGGCGGCCCCGTGGGCGTCGGCGTCGCGGTGGGCAATGCGGTGCGCGCGTCCCTGATCGCTGTCGTCATGGTGACGCTGTTGATGTCGCTCGCCATCTACGGCACCTCCGGCAATTTCCATCTCTCCGGGTAGGGCGGGGCGACATGGTTCAAGAACATGCACGAGTGGCGAGTCCGATCGGCTCGCCCTTCGTCGAGAAACCCAGACCCAAAAGGGCTTCCGAACAGGGCTGGTTCATCAAGCTGGCCGGCCTCGGCATGGTGCTGGGCCTGGTCGCGATCGTCGCGATCTGCCTGGTCATGTTCGCGGGCGGCTTCGAGAACACCGTGAAGGTGACCGTCGCCGCCCCGCGCAGCGGCCTGGTGCTGGACCCCGAGGCCAAGGTGAAGATCCGCGGCGTGGAGATCGGCACGGTCTCCGGGATCACCACCACCGGCGACGGCGCGCGCATCGAATTGGCGCTGGACCCGGACAAATTGAAGATGGTGCCGGCCAATGCGC contains:
- a CDS encoding 3-oxoacyl-ACP reductase, with product MSDSDVSLAGRVAIVTGAGAGLGRAEALELARAGASVVVNDLAENDAVSATLADIRALGAKAEFVAGSIAERSTADALISTAEQTFGGLDIVVNNAGITRDKMLFNMSDEDFDAVVAVHLRGHFLLTRNAGSYWRTKSKEAGAPVYGRIVNTSSEAGLLGPEGQANYGAAKAGITALTLSAARALSRFGVTANAIAPRARTSMTEKVFSAAPEEGPDPLSPDHVARLVAYLASPAAAAVSGQLFVVYGPMVALMAAPVVEQRFDAEGEWSTAGLASTLGAYFAERSSGATFSASSLMDLG
- a CDS encoding MlaE family ABC transporter permease, translating into MNEVLAVPLRAVGGFFELAGAVARAAVRPPFQRREFIDQAWFVARVSIFPTLLVAIPFTVLVSFTLNILLREIGAADLSGAGAAFGAITQIGPMVTVLIVAGAGATAICADLGARTIREEIDAMRVLGIDPVQRLVVPRVLASMVVAALLNGLVSAIGILGGFVFSVFLQDVNPGAFVNGITLLTHLPEVIISEVKAMLFGLCAGLVACYLGLNVKGGPKSVGDAVNQTVVFAFMALFVINVVMTAISVKLAVR
- a CDS encoding ferredoxin; this encodes MKVTVDFDQCEANGICVGIAPEVFDLDDDDNLHVLVDEVPKADEHDVKTAVAQCPKAALKLA
- a CDS encoding MlaE family ABC transporter permease, which encodes MAFVIQSRFPRVTRRVKRTSDSLDSVGKHAVFYAQSLASIPKALVHYRTETIRLIAEISMGTGALAVIGGTVVIVGFLTLAAGGTIAVQGYSSLGNIGVEALTGFFAAFINVRIAAPVISGIGLAATLGAGTTAQLGAMRVSEEIDALEVMAIRPVPFLVGTRMLAGMLAVIPLYSLAVIASFIASRFATVVIYGQSAGVYDHYFETFLIPSDILWSFAQAIFMAIAVMMIHTYYGYHAAGGPVGVGVAVGNAVRASLIAVVMVTLLMSLAIYGTSGNFHLSG